Part of the Vigna unguiculata cultivar IT97K-499-35 chromosome 3, ASM411807v1, whole genome shotgun sequence genome, AACTGTTATACCTGGAAACAGacaacaaagagaaaaaaacacaaaactGTGGAGCCCATTCGGCACTGATCATATCTCAAAAGTACTTGGTGGAGCTAGGAGGCAAGAGTACAGTAAGAAATTGGTCTGTAAAAAATTGGAGAGTACGAAAATTACAACTCCATGAAGGTAATCTAGAAACACGGTCCAGAATCCTAGCATTTGTCAGGAGAAACAGTGTGCTCTCAGACAAACCAGTGTCCAACTAAGTCGTGGAGTGGGTGCCAGTCCATGCAAATGCAATTGCCAGCTCCCACTTTCTCTTTCAATTTTCACATAATAATGCCAAACCAAAGGGGGCATTTTGCAGTGTGTGGGCACCACGCACAAAAGTGCCTCGAATCATTACCTCCCACACCTCTTGTGAACTTCCTAAAACCCATTTACATGAACTTTTCGTTACAGAAAGAGTAAACCCTCGAATCACTAATGGTCATGGCGTTATCCTAATGAGTTTCGCGAAACTAACTCACAtctaaacttttaattaccaaaaataAGTAGCATTTCTCACTACAGTCACACAAAACTTTTCCTTTTGTTGTTAATCAGTTAATTCTGCACCATTGCCACAAACTTAAGGTATGCTAATTAGAGAAAACATGAAAGACCGACAATGATTACTCTAAATCGGCACCCCATTTAATAAAGTTGTATTTCTCGTTTATCTTGGCTCCGATTGCAGCTTAATTGAGCAAAATGACAATGAGAAAACTGAAAACTGAACTTACTGGGATCGGTGGTGGTGATCATAGCCACCCCGTTGAAGTCACAAGTTCCTTGAGTCTTGCCTTGTTTCTGGTAGTAGCTATCAAACGCATAAGAAGCATGGTTCTTCACAGTATTAGGCTGGTAGCAACTCTCCCCAGGCTGAATCTCCGAACAATTGGCCCTTCCCGGTCCACAAGCCCAATCCAGCGCAGCCTGCAACGTCTTCGAATCGAACCCATCCATGGCAATGCAGTATGTCTGATTCGTAGTATCGTTCGCCAAAAAGGTCCCAATTCCGGACACATGAAGCAGATACGCCGGCGTAGAGTTCCCGTAAAACAAACCCCAATTGGCCTCCGACACCGGCGGGGCCCTCAAGTCTTCGTTAAAGAGTTCGTAGATAAACACACTGGAAGTAGTTTCTGGATGCAAAGGGGATCCACTGCGATCAAACACGTGCCGAATCAAGTTGGAATTGTAGGTATCGGCATTGTCCTTGGTGGCATAAGGCTCCTTGGAGTCACCCTTGGCAGGCCACCCAGTTTCGGTGACAAGAACAACAACATCGGTGATGTTGAGGTTCTTCATGGAGAAATAGGCGGCGTCGATCATGGCGTCGAGCACATTGGTGTAGTGAAGCAAGGTGTTGGGGTCGACCATTTCCTTGTTGGGAGTGAGGGGTTTGAAGAGGGCATTGTCGAGAGGAACCACGCCCTTGTTCTGCATGAAGACGTAGTAGGGGTAGAGGTTCATCATGAGAGGGGAACCGGTGCGGGAGAGGAACTGAAGGAGAGGGAGAATGACGGAGACGAGGGTTTCGTTGAAGTAAGCCTGAGAGGGAGGGAAAGGGTCGAGGATGATGGAGGCGGCGTGAGGGGTTGAGACCTTGATCTGTTGGTGGAGGTTGGAAGCGACGAGGGCGTTGTAGAGGGACTCAACGGCGGGGAGAATGAGGGGGGCGGAGGAGGGGACGGTGGTGAGGACCTCGTCACCGACGGAAATTCCGGCGATGAGGGTTTGGGGATAGTAAGCGACGACGTTTCGGTCGATCCAGGAAGCTGCGGTGGCGTTGGAGGAGCCAATGGCGAGGAGCTGGTTGTTAGGAACGCTGATGACGGCCCGAATCTTTGTCCCCGACAGGGCTTTGAGGATGTCCGGGTTGGCATCGTAGATTCGCACGTGCGTTATCTTCTGCAGTTGAAGGAACGCGACCAGGTCCGAGGCTGGTGGGAGGTTGGAGACGTCGGTGCCGATGTTGACGCCCACGAATGGAAGCTTCTCTTCCTCTTCATCTTGGTCCTTCAGCAGGGAATGTAACGGTTCTGCTTCAGCTGCAATGCAAATTGAAAGCAAGTTAATTACTATAATTGAGCACTGCAAAACGGTAAAGTTGGAAAATTTGAAGAGTTTATCGATTACCCAAAGCGTAGAAAGAGAGGAAGAGGATGTGAATGAGAAGGAGGAGCTTAGAGTTTGCCATTGAAAAGGAGGGTGAGCTTCACTTCCTCCTCCCCTGCTTCTGATTCTGCTTCACCTGCAAATCCTTGCATTATCTCAtcaaaagattattattattattatgagttatttaaatattatttagtatttaaGGTAGGTGGAGTTTTGTTGTGTTGGTgagtgaagagaagaagaaaatgtggAGAAGAGGGATGGGGTTAAGAATTGAAGCGGGGAGAGATATCCACCAAATAATGGAGATGTTAGTTTGTTGCACTTACTTcactctcttctcttctcttctcttctctcacTTTACTCCAAACTATTCTTCTCTCTCCCTTTTCAGATTCGCTTCTCCTTTCTCTAAAATGCCCTTCAACTACAACCCTACATACCCTATACCAGAGGATTAAAACAGTCTATTTCTTTGTTCCATAATAAAGAGAAGTTAACAAAGGCCAAATCCTCCAAAAGAGGTTTTATTTTGAACCTATTTCTTTGTTCCATGTCCTTCACCCACACAAAGttgaaatatgttttaattattaaatttggatTAATAAAAAAGACATCTCACGGACTTAATTTGGGAAAGGGGCTTGGCTTTCTGTCAGAGTTTTTGGACACATTTGCGCAAATGAAagtagaaaattgaaaaaaaaaatgggtaaaACTGTAATTCAACAGTTCATTGGTGGAAGACAGTGACTTTGCTCCCCATTTCTTTTTGGTCTATTTGCCTTCCCTTCTGATTCAACTTTCTTCCCAAAACATGCTCTAACATGTGTTGCCGCCGAATAACTTTAAAATCTAATATCTAGTCCATTCTAATATAACATTACagtaattaatcataaaattacaACAGGAAAACCATATTTCTAAATTTCAACGCTGTAATGCTTTCAGAAGGCACAATGGCTCAAATAACTAACAATGATTATGTAAGGAAAGTGTATTTTTAACCTAGTTGAGAAAAGCTAAccaaatataactttttttaacctAGTTGAGAGGTAGAAAACAAGCGAATATAACCAGCAGAGTTGTTATTGATTTGAACATGTGAAAACCCTGTTAGCAACAAAACAAGTAACATTCAGAAAAGTAGCAGGAGTGACAGTTTTGCTCCGGATGCAAACAGAGAAACACAGTTGGCTTTGTTAATTAAACTACCACAAGCACATACATGGCATAATGGAAAACACATGTTGATGCAGAAAGACAGAATCACTATGAGCCTACATCACAAGCATTGTCAAATCTATTCATTGCTTAATCTCAAGAAAGTTAAGTTTGTGCCACCAGCACGCCACTCATATATTTCCTACTTTTGAAGCtttagattttaataataattatgataattagttAAAGATTAACAATCATTATGTTTGCTTAAAGAAGAAAGGGGAAGCAAACTCACCACAGTGAGGTTCCTCAACCACATGTTCACGTCCTATGATCCAAATAATAGACCTTTAACTAAAAAATGGCAAAAATCTAAGCATCATAGTAAAGACTGTGTATATTAATGGACAAAAAAACTGTTGCAGTCTTTCTGTTGAACTTGAAATAGTGGTTCTGGCAACAAAGCAAAATTGTAAAACGTGAGAGTTTACTTTTCCCACTTCACATTCACTGCTGCATTTTCTGCAAAATACCACTTTGTCGGCTCAATTTTCCATCAGATCATTGGTTGCTAACAGTTATTCAACCATACCAAACATAAAATGCAAACCTAATCTTGGtcattttagttataatttgcATTATTTTGTCGTACATGTATATATCCCAAGTTACACAGTAGTTTTACTAGACTAACAACACTCACTCTAGTATCTAGGATCCGAGGCAATCATAATAACTAATGAGAATTGAGTAACTTCATTTGGCCATATCTCATGAAAGGTAATTAACTTTGATGGCAAGGCAAACACAGACTAGAGAGCACTTGAGAAGTGACAAGAACTCTGCAACTTGACAGTGATGGCGTGTGTATGATATAGTTCTGACAACAACGACAAATCAAAGTATTGGAGGGTTTAGATTATTGGTCTGCAAGATTACTACATCCTTCAAGACCACAAACGTGTCCTTCATGCTTTTGCTTCAGTTATGTctgcaaaattatattattttcagtCTATTTTATTGCAAACACCAATAGGATTATTCAAGCAAAATCATATATAAGAATTGCTTAACAACACTAACTTAATTATAGAAGATGATATAACATGTTCAACTCAGTTAAAGATGTGGATAACTCAAATTTagagaagaaaatgtttttaatttggttaggaaccaaataaaatttatataagaaaCTAGATTACTAATGATATATGGTTgcttatttgaaaaatatataaaactacaAAAGAGTGGAACAGAAAAATATGAACTGTATGAGCATAATTTTATTGAGCAGTGACATAAATGCACGAAAATGTTAGTAAATATAACGACTAACAAACTAGTGCACTAGTGCCTAAAATAGGAGATAAATTCTTTGGTTAATATGacttttatttgcttaaaaattagtacaaaatattatttttgggtTGTTAATTTCCAAAATTAACACTCTTCCTTAACTTTTGAAAGGTAAACTTCAAACTTTTACCTCaagaatttaaatatgaattttggaAGTACCCTGGTTAGAATATCACCCacttaaatatgaattttggaAGTACCTTGGTTAGAATATCACGGTTAGAATATCACCCacttaaatatgaattttggaAGTACCTTGGTTAGAATATCACCCACTTCGTATTCTATTTTGCAGTAAactagcttttttttttttttttaatttctcattgAACTTATCTTAAAAGGGAAGGTTTTATCTTAAAGTGCTTTGTTTTGacataaaaaaactattattgaCAA contains:
- the LOC114179136 gene encoding glucan endo-1,3-beta-glucosidase 1, translated to MANSKLLLLIHILFLSFYALAEAEPLHSLLKDQDEEEEKLPFVGVNIGTDVSNLPPASDLVAFLQLQKITHVRIYDANPDILKALSGTKIRAVISVPNNQLLAIGSSNATAASWIDRNVVAYYPQTLIAGISVGDEVLTTVPSSAPLILPAVESLYNALVASNLHQQIKVSTPHAASIILDPFPPSQAYFNETLVSVILPLLQFLSRTGSPLMMNLYPYYVFMQNKGVVPLDNALFKPLTPNKEMVDPNTLLHYTNVLDAMIDAAYFSMKNLNITDVVVLVTETGWPAKGDSKEPYATKDNADTYNSNLIRHVFDRSGSPLHPETTSSVFIYELFNEDLRAPPVSEANWGLFYGNSTPAYLLHVSGIGTFLANDTTNQTYCIAMDGFDSKTLQAALDWACGPGRANCSEIQPGESCYQPNTVKNHASYAFDSYYQKQGKTQGTCDFNGVAMITTTDPSHGSCIFPGSKKVSNKTKEVVNSTVSSSAGEKFRLKTFNSIKISAIHNVLHIFLAASLPTLLLVLL